The Brienomyrus brachyistius isolate T26 chromosome 9, BBRACH_0.4, whole genome shotgun sequence genome contains the following window.
CAATACAGTCGTTTATAATCCGTTTATCATTTATGAAGCAGATTACACTGTGGATTCCATTTGCTTCCATTGCATAGCATGCTCAAAGACACAGGTAAACTGGCTTCTGTTAAAGTAATGCCAATTAAAACATTTAAGTTAATGTAGAATAGTTTCCTCTGAGAtgattttacattttaatatgAATGAAAATCGTAATTCCTTAAACCTTTGTGGTCCATAGTTTGACAGTCCAGTCGAATGACGAGGTGGTAAAGAGATGGGAGAAATCGACGGGGCCAACGGCACTGTGGCAGCTGATGCCGGTTACCGGTCCCTGATGACCCTCGAACATCTCTCCGATGCCAGCTTTACTGGAGACAGGGAAAAAACCTGGCATGTGATTTCAGCAGGCATGAGTCTGTGGCCTAAGAAATAAGTGCAGGTTCCACAAAATCAAATCCATGCGACTGGCGCACTGCAGACTCACGTACCTGCCGTGCCGGGAGGCAGTGTAGACCATCCCCTCCTCGCTCCCCACCACAAAATTGTTTACATCTCCAGTAGGGAAAGCCATCCCTGTTACTGCCACAGGCTTGGATTTGTTGTAAACCAGTTCCATGCTCTCCTGTTAATGGGAACATAATCAGAATTACTACGGGTACCtcaaatgacagacaaaggtaagctcatgggagttttacttacacaaaaatgttctgagggcagagagaaaaaaaatgattggttcagagagataaccaatcagattgtagaggaggtttcaaggtcccacctcctctaatcgcttggatccacctcctctacaatctgattggttatctctctgaaccaatcatttttccttctgccctcagaacatttttgtgtaagcaaAACGCGAAAGGTAAGTGTTAGTTTGCATGTCTGTACAGACCTGGGGCTGAGAGAGCATATCCAGGTTCCAGGAGCACATCTTCCCATCAGTGGACACTGTGATCAGGTTATTGGCATTCTGGGTACCAACCACATTCACGCAGTACACAGGGTGCTGGGAAGAGGATGATACATGAGATATAAACCAGAGAACTGTAAAATAGTTGCTATTGAATCTATCTTCCAGCTACATATACTGGTCAGTGTAGAGCAGTGGCCTGGAGTctatgaccggcagcacagggcacaagaagggggtacaccctggacaggatgccaatccatcgtaGGGTGTACATAACCATGCACAATGCATAATTTACAGCGGTagataattcaggtccagaagtaaaaatccagaccaggattttgtttcaaccaaccagctgagtataaagagtcacagtcacagagtactcaaccacttggttgaaacaaaatcctggcctggatttttactttctggacctgaatgaTCAACTTTAGAGATGCCATTAATGGGCCACAGCCCACTACTACCTACAGTGTGTGCTGCGGCAGACAGAGGGGTCCTTTGGACCGGGGTTCTCCTGTGACAGCGGTTGTCCCAGAGCACAATCTGCCCTGAGTATGTTCCTCCCACTACCAGGTTAGGGTGAAATCGAGCGAAGCCCACCGACATCACTGACGACTACGAGGAAAGAAAGTACACCAGAAGAGAGACATGAGCTCCAAAAAAAATCTCATACAACGGACATAATGAAGACCATGATTGGCACTATAGAGCAGAGACCAATCATCCTTTAAATTAGCTGTGTTCATTTGTGGGACCAAATTAAAATCACTTGCTAGGGTCATTTTCATTTGCTCTAAATATAGTATTGTGCAGAGAAAGTGAAACAAGCTTCAGTTAATTAACAAATCAATACTTAAGTGGCCCAGGCAATTATGCATTTTGGTCAAACAGCATAAATTGTCAGAGCAAGGAAGAGTGAAATCTACCTAACAGAATTTAGAACCTGTTCATTAGCAATCTGTTCAGCTACAGTGTATTTAAACTCACCTGGCAGTGAAATATATACTCTGGAGTTGCCTTCTTAAATTTCATGTTCCAAACTAGTGCAACACCATCAGGTTCATGCGGCGCATCTTCATTGTTGTTATAAGACGCCACCATCAATTCAGGATACTAGACATTATAAAAAATGCTGTATTATTTATGGagacacacagtactgtgctaaagtcttaggcagtcaaaggaaaagatcgtttaaatgatcttcattctGGTGTAAAGCTATGACTTCatatctgtcaaagtgtgtttcaAACCCTCATCTAAAATTAACCCAGTACTTGCAGCAACCACTTAATACACCCATTCAGTTTTGACTCAACCCCTAGCGCACCTCATGTAGCTAATCAAAATGCTGTTGACTTTTTCAAACTAATTCAGTTAATTacgtgagctggtggtgaaatgtaacaaattcatggaatggctggggtgcccctgaggtgaGGCTTGGGAACCGAATCAGTGTTCATCTTACcatccaacaagttatcagtgacttttttaagagcagaggaaatttttgttaattttcatatgttctaaTATAAAACTATGTTTAGTGTTTTGAGCAAATATGCATGTACTACCCAGGtatacagctttaaacatttgctTTTACTACCAAacacttttgcacagtattgtaTATAATGCAATACTtaacaaataaaacattaaacaaggtGAAGAATGCATCGGTAGACATATGGAACTAGAAGAGATTAAGGGCCTTTGTACCTGTGGTGACCAATCCAGGCAGGTAacgactctgtgcttggaccagTGCTCATCATAGAACAAACGGTTGAAAGACAGGTTGGAACCTCCTTGAATGTCCCTGAATGGAAACGAGAAAACAGCTATAAATATTCAGAAGGTCACTTGTGAACACTGAACCCACACTGAATATCACTGGGCCGTGAGTGAAGTTACTGTTGGTTAATTTCAAAATTGTTACTATTAGAGAATGACATTGTGAAAGGATCCAGCATAGGGAATTGAAAACTCTGGGTTAGTAATGCAGATAAGGAGGAAGATTCCTCTGGATGTGACCTTAAGGCCTGGCTCATCTTTGTCCTAGAGCAGagattcccaacccggtcctctgacacccacagtcggtccaagtttttgctccctccgggttccctgccagacagtccacatttttgctccctcccaactcccagtaaaaatgtggactgtctgtgggtccctgaggaccggattgggaaacacttgtCCTAGAGCCCTCATTGTCTTCGTGTTTCTTAGATTGTACACTGCGTGTTTCTTTAGTGGACAACACAATGTGACACACCCTTCCTTGTCCTCCAGGTCACGGCCACTGTAATCAAAGAAGATGTCTGATTCCTCAGCCAGTGCGCGCTCAACCACACGGATGGTGCGGTCAAAGAAGATGAGAAACTCCTCCGAGTGAAGAACTTGCTGTTTCTCCTCTTCCGTAAGCTCTCTGGGGTGGACTGAGACATCACAGCTATGGTAAATGTTTATGGTATCATGGGTGATTTTGCTTATTGATTTCTTTGTGAGGGTAGATTCCTAGTCTCAGTCTCAATGGAGATGAGATTTCAAATAAGGGTGTTA
Protein-coding sequences here:
- the dync1i1 gene encoding cytoplasmic dynein 1 intermediate chain 1 isoform X8 gives rise to the protein MSDKSDLKAELERKKQRLAQIREEKKRKEEERKKKESEMQQKAETLHEDSDLDRKRRETEALLQSIGISPEPPLVSTPSEAGSQESVDGGVVGSRRMHRLGASKITQVDFLPREVVSYSKETQTPLAAHQSEEEEEDEEISEPKPGPQSNEEDDQKQEIKEVHPRELTEEEKQQVLHSEEFLIFFDRTIRVVERALAEESDIFFDYSGRDLEDKEGDIQGGSNLSFNRLFYDEHWSKHRVVTCLDWSPQYPELMVASYNNNEDAPHEPDGVALVWNMKFKKATPEYIFHCQSSVMSVGFARFHPNLVVGGTYSGQIVLWDNRCHRRTPVQRTPLSAAAHTHPVYCVNVVGTQNANNLITVSTDGKMCSWNLDMLSQPQESMELVYNKSKPVAVTGMAFPTGDVNNFVVGSEEGMVYTASRHGSKAGIGEMFEGHQGPVTGISCHSAVGPVDFSHLFTTSSFDWTVKLWTTKNNKPLYSFEDNADYVYDVMWSPVHPALFATVDGMGRLDLWNLNNDTEVPTASVTIEGTSALNRVRWASGGREIAVGDSEGRVWIYDVGELAVPHIDEWSRFGRTLVEIRANRADGEEEGAVELAA
- the dync1i1 gene encoding cytoplasmic dynein 1 intermediate chain 1 isoform X3; its protein translation is MSDKSDLKAELERKKQRLAQIREEKKRKEEERKKKESEMQQKAETLHEDSDLDRKRRETEALLQSIGISPEPPLVSTPSEAGSQESVDGGVVGRTLQWDTDPSVLQLQADSELGRRMHRLGASKITQVDFLPREVVSYSKETQTPLAAHQSEEEEEDEEISEPKPGPQSNEEDDQKQEIKEVHPRELTEEEKQQVLHSEEFLIFFDRTIRVVERALAEESDIFFDYSGRDLEDKEGDIQGGSNLSFNRLFYDEHWSKHRVVTCLDWSPQYPELMVASYNNNEDAPHEPDGVALVWNMKFKKATPEYIFHCQSSVMSVGFARFHPNLVVGGTYSGQIVLWDNRCHRRTPVQRTPLSAAAHTHPVYCVNVVGTQNANNLITVSTDGKMCSWNLDMLSQPQESMELVYNKSKPVAVTGMAFPTGDVNNFVVGSEEGMVYTASRHGSKAGIGEMFEGHQGPVTGISCHSAVGPVDFSHLFTTSSFDWTVKLWTTKNNKPLYSFEDNADYVYDVMWSPVHPALFATVDGMGRLDLWNLNNDTEVPTASVTIEGTSALNRVRWASGGREIAVGDSEGRVWIYDVGEQLAVPHIDEWSRFGRTLVEIRANRADGEEEGAVELAA
- the dync1i1 gene encoding cytoplasmic dynein 1 intermediate chain 1 isoform X9, which produces MHRLGASKITQVDFLPREVVSYSKETQTPLAAHQSEEEEEDEEISEPKPGPQSNEEDDQKQEIKEVHPRELTEEEKQQVLHSEEFLIFFDRTIRVVERALAEESDIFFDYSGRDLEDKEGDIQGGSNLSFNRLFYDEHWSKHRVVTCLDWSPQYPELMVASYNNNEDAPHEPDGVALVWNMKFKKATPEYIFHCQSSVMSVGFARFHPNLVVGGTYSGQIVLWDNRCHRRTPVQRTPLSAAAHTHPVYCVNVVGTQNANNLITVSTDGKMCSWNLDMLSQPQESMELVYNKSKPVAVTGMAFPTGDVNNFVVGSEEGMVYTASRHGSKAGIGEMFEGHQGPVTGISCHSAVGPVDFSHLFTTSSFDWTVKLWTTKNNKPLYSFEDNADYVYDVMWSPVHPALFATVDGMGRLDLWNLNNDTEVPTASVTIEGTSALNRVRWASGGREIAVGDSEGRVWIYDVGEQLAVPHIDEWSRFGRTLVEIRANRADGEEEGAVELAA
- the dync1i1 gene encoding cytoplasmic dynein 1 intermediate chain 1 isoform X4, with translation MSDKSDLKAELERKKQRLAQIREEKKRKEEERKKKESEMQQKAETLHEDSDLDRKRRETEALLQSIGISPEPPLVSTPSEAGSQESVDGGVVGRTLQWDTDPSVLQLQADSELGRRMHRLGASKITQVDFLPREVVSYSKETQTPLAAHQSEEEEEDEEISEPKPGPQSNEEDDQKQEIKEVHPRELTEEEKQQVLHSEEFLIFFDRTIRVVERALAEESDIFFDYSGRDLEDKEGDIQGGSNLSFNRLFYDEHWSKHRVVTCLDWSPQYPELMVASYNNNEDAPHEPDGVALVWNMKFKKATPEYIFHCQSSVMSVGFARFHPNLVVGGTYSGQIVLWDNRCHRRTPVQRTPLSAAAHTHPVYCVNVVGTQNANNLITVSTDGKMCSWNLDMLSQPQESMELVYNKSKPVAVTGMAFPTGDVNNFVVGSEEGMVYTASRHGSKAGIGEMFEGHQGPVTGISCHSAVGPVDFSHLFTTSSFDWTVKLWTTKNNKPLYSFEDNADYVYDVMWSPVHPALFATVDGMGRLDLWNLNNDTEVPTASVTIEGTSALNRVRWASGGREIAVGDSEGRVWIYDVGELAVPHIDEWSRFGRTLVEIRANRADGEEEGAVELAA
- the dync1i1 gene encoding cytoplasmic dynein 1 intermediate chain 1 isoform X7 gives rise to the protein MSDKSDLKAELERKKQRLAQIREEKKRKEEERKKKESEMQQKAETLHEDSDLDRKRRETEALLQSIGISPEPPLVSTPSEAGSQESVDGGVVGSRRMHRLGASKITQVDFLPREVVSYSKETQTPLAAHQSEEEEEDEEISEPKPGPQSNEEDDQKQEIKEVHPRELTEEEKQQVLHSEEFLIFFDRTIRVVERALAEESDIFFDYSGRDLEDKEGDIQGGSNLSFNRLFYDEHWSKHRVVTCLDWSPQYPELMVASYNNNEDAPHEPDGVALVWNMKFKKATPEYIFHCQSSVMSVGFARFHPNLVVGGTYSGQIVLWDNRCHRRTPVQRTPLSAAAHTHPVYCVNVVGTQNANNLITVSTDGKMCSWNLDMLSQPQESMELVYNKSKPVAVTGMAFPTGDVNNFVVGSEEGMVYTASRHGSKAGIGEMFEGHQGPVTGISCHSAVGPVDFSHLFTTSSFDWTVKLWTTKNNKPLYSFEDNADYVYDVMWSPVHPALFATVDGMGRLDLWNLNNDTEVPTASVTIEGTSALNRVRWASGGREIAVGDSEGRVWIYDVGEQLAVPHIDEWSRFGRTLVEIRANRADGEEEGAVELAA
- the dync1i1 gene encoding cytoplasmic dynein 1 intermediate chain 1 isoform X5; this encodes MSDKSDLKAELERKKQRLAQIREEKKRKEEERKKKESEMQQKAETLHEDSDLDRKRRETEALLQSIGISPEPPLVPTPMSPSVSTPSEAGSQESVDGGVVGSRRMHRLGASKITQVDFLPREVVSYSKETQTPLAAHQSEEEEEDEEISEPKPGPQSNEEDDQKQEIKEVHPRELTEEEKQQVLHSEEFLIFFDRTIRVVERALAEESDIFFDYSGRDLEDKEGDIQGGSNLSFNRLFYDEHWSKHRVVTCLDWSPQYPELMVASYNNNEDAPHEPDGVALVWNMKFKKATPEYIFHCQSSVMSVGFARFHPNLVVGGTYSGQIVLWDNRCHRRTPVQRTPLSAAAHTHPVYCVNVVGTQNANNLITVSTDGKMCSWNLDMLSQPQESMELVYNKSKPVAVTGMAFPTGDVNNFVVGSEEGMVYTASRHGSKAGIGEMFEGHQGPVTGISCHSAVGPVDFSHLFTTSSFDWTVKLWTTKNNKPLYSFEDNADYVYDVMWSPVHPALFATVDGMGRLDLWNLNNDTEVPTASVTIEGTSALNRVRWASGGREIAVGDSEGRVWIYDVGEQLAVPHIDEWSRFGRTLVEIRANRADGEEEGAVELAA
- the dync1i1 gene encoding cytoplasmic dynein 1 intermediate chain 1 isoform X6, with the translated sequence MSDKSDLKAELERKKQRLAQIREEKKRKEEERKKKESEMQQKAETLHEDSDLDRKRRETEALLQSIGISPEPPLVPTPMSPSVSTPSEAGSQESVDGGVVGSRRMHRLGASKITQVDFLPREVVSYSKETQTPLAAHQSEEEEEDEEISEPKPGPQSNEEDDQKQEIKEVHPRELTEEEKQQVLHSEEFLIFFDRTIRVVERALAEESDIFFDYSGRDLEDKEGDIQGGSNLSFNRLFYDEHWSKHRVVTCLDWSPQYPELMVASYNNNEDAPHEPDGVALVWNMKFKKATPEYIFHCQSSVMSVGFARFHPNLVVGGTYSGQIVLWDNRCHRRTPVQRTPLSAAAHTHPVYCVNVVGTQNANNLITVSTDGKMCSWNLDMLSQPQESMELVYNKSKPVAVTGMAFPTGDVNNFVVGSEEGMVYTASRHGSKAGIGEMFEGHQGPVTGISCHSAVGPVDFSHLFTTSSFDWTVKLWTTKNNKPLYSFEDNADYVYDVMWSPVHPALFATVDGMGRLDLWNLNNDTEVPTASVTIEGTSALNRVRWASGGREIAVGDSEGRVWIYDVGELAVPHIDEWSRFGRTLVEIRANRADGEEEGAVELAA